From Ovis aries strain OAR_USU_Benz2616 breed Rambouillet chromosome 25, ARS-UI_Ramb_v3.0, whole genome shotgun sequence:
CTTTTCTACCCTCCCTCCCTATGCATTCAAGATTTCATACAAAGCTTTGGTTTCTAGCAGTAAACATGGAGTTACATTCACCCATCTGCTACTACACAATCTTGTGGCTACTTTGACATAAGTTTCTTGCACCTGCAGAATCGTTCCTGAGTGACTTGGATATACATTCATCTTTCCTTTCATGGTCTCCCAGCCCATCTTCTACATAGAAAGCCCTCCTCATTGCTCCTCTCTAcccttggatttccctggtggctcagatggtaaagcatctgcctacaatgcaggagacccgggtttgatccctgggtcgggaagatcccctggagaaggaaatggcaatccacaccagtacgattgcctggtaaatcccatgtacagaggagcctggtaggctacagtccatggggtcgcaaagagtcggacacaactgagcgacttcactttcactttcacccttggGTTAGAAATTAAAGTTGCTCTTAATCCATCCAAATATAGCAGTCCTAGCATGAATCAAATCAAGGAATGGACATGACTCAAGATTGGGAACAAGGGATGGAGAGATGTTAGCTTCTTCAGGATTTTTGCACAAATCGTTTAATTGCAGATACCCCACAAATTAAACATATAGGTATGTGGTCTATTTTGGGAGGCACAAAGGTGGAAAGAGGAGGGGGTAGAAATCTAGTTTTTAGGACAGATCTTGTTTGAAATAGGAAATAAAGGAAGGGGAACACAAAAGAAAGGGGGGTTCAAGATGACCCCACTTCAAGAAGTGGGGCCCCCAAGCTTATGTTTCAGATCTTTTTGCCTGGTGCAGAACATTTTGTCAAAGATGCTCTGGCTATTTTTCTCAATATAAAAAGAAGTTTGTAAACAACAAAACCCTAAAAGAACATGGAGAAGACCAACACATTATATTTATACAAACTAGGCCACCTAGCAATCACCAAATCAGCTACTTGTGAAGTCCTACAAAGCCCAGACAAATATAATAACTAGAGGGGGCAGCAGCTGGGGGAGACAAGGATCAGACACACATCACCCAATGCATTCTATTGCGTTTGCCCTGTGACAACACAGTGAGGCAGGTCTGCAGTGATCTCACAGCTTGTAAatgaaccccccccccctttCTCCTTTAGCTGCCATGATACTAATCACTGCTGCAGCAGGTCAGGACTCTGGCTCTGGGAACCACAAAGAAGCCATTGCTGATGGTCCCTCTGGAACCCAAGGAGGAAAACCCCAGAATCGTTAAAGATCTTGTCCTTGCTTCACATATCCATCCCCGGGCAGCTCAAGATGGGTACAGAGGCATTGTTCTTAAAAACCTCTCCTTACCAACTTCCATTTCTTATAAAAACACACACTTAACACCCTGTTGTGCATGGTCGGCCTAGCCCAGTCAGGTGAAGGATGGACCTGGTATATAAAGCGAGTCCTGCGCCCTGGGATTATAGATATGGAACAGGAATCCTTTATCACACATACAGATGACCTTTGCCTAATCTTggcttcccctccctgcccttcttACCTGACCCAGCCTCTCCTAACCTCTCTGCACCATGTTTTCCTGTTCAGACCAATTTCCAATCTTTCAGTAGGAAGGAGACCCAAGTCATAGGGCAACCCAGTTAAAACCTAGTCTCTCATGAAACGCTGATGAAGATGGAGGGGTTTCAAGAGGACACTATGGCAGAAGAGCCACCTCTAATTGGCAAAAATAAGGTAGTTCAATAGGCTATACACTCCAAATAGTTGTTCTCTCTGGTGATGCAGGATTCCTGCCATGCAGACCCAGAGCTGCTGCCTACTTATCCCTGAGATTACTCATGAACCTGAGAACACAGTGCAGGAATGAGGGCCTTAgattaaaacacacaaaatacaaaaccagaatatttatattactaaaaaaaaaaaaaggcaaaaggcaCAGGATACGTCATTTGCACACAGCTAGTGCAGTTGACATCCTGGAGAAAGAGGGACCCAAGGTACAGTCACCAAaggcagcaaataaataaaattgtgttgGCCCAGGATGGGGTGAGAATGAGCTTAGAAGCAGCAGGTCTGCAGCTGTTCCCGCAATCACCCCTTTTGCCTGTCATCACAACCCACTACCTGAGACATTTCTCAGCATTCTGTCCCAAGAGGGAGTTATGAGGCGAGAAAATGAGGAAAACCCTGCCACCCCTCTGAGATGTTTCCTCCTACAGAATGTAGTGGCTTGTGGGCTGGGTCCATCAATCTGCTTTCTTCTTAATCTTTACACTCTGATATGGGAAGTATTATTCCACATTCTTCTTTAAGAGTCAAACAACTTCCCTACCCAGGCCACTTTCAAAAGCTGGAGATTCTGGGGTTGGAGACTCAGATAAAGCACGCAGGGAGGGTTAACCCCCAAAGCCCTCGTGTGCATTTGGATAGGGCTGATTGGAGTTTCTTTGCCTCACCCTTCCTCCCACCAAGAGGGAAGAGGGGGTGATGCTGTGGACTCCAGCCTCAGACATATGGCAGTGCCAGCTGCTCCCTACCCACCCTGTCCCCACTTTCTCCACTCTGCCGATTGATGCCTGCTTCTCAAAATTTTCTGATCACAAAAGGATAGCCCCCACCCACTGTGGCTCGATTCTGGGCCTCTGGGAGCATGGCAGAGCTATggatctcttcctcctcctctggaaAGTAGGCTGGCTTTCCCTGGGGGCTGGGAGCTTGCTGGGCCTTCAGTGGGCACGAGGCTAGCACGTGGTTGATGCTCTGGCAGAAGCGGCACTTCTTGGGCTGGGGTGGCCATTTGCATTCCTTGGCATGATGGTCTAGACCTCCACAGTTGTAGCACCTGTCTCCCTTTGATCTGTGTTTCTGCATATCCTTCGCTTTGGGCCTCGTTTCACTCCCAATACAGAACATCCCACCAGGGCCGGTGACTCGGATAGATTCCAGGCCCTTGACGGACTTCTTAAAGGTGAACTCCACGGCCTCACCCTCCTTCAGGCTCCGGAAACCCTCCATGTACAGCTTACTCTGGTGCACAAAGACATCCACCGGGGGGTCGAGCGCGACCCCTGCGCGAGCGGTCATGGACAGGAAGCCGAACCCCCTGTGCACGTTGAACCACTTACAGCCGCCGGCACCATGCAGCAGCTGCGGCTCCTCCGCCGCGCGGGCCGCGTCCTCCGGCGTCTCCTCCGGCGCTTTGGCGCAGCCACCTGCAAACTGCTGGTTTGACACAGTCCACGGTAGTCAGCTGAGCCCGCGACCCCGGGCCCCTTCTCCGGTGGCTGCTGGCTCCAGAGAAGTCCGGAGGCAAAGGGGTGGCTCGGGCAAGAGGCAGCTACATCTTCCCCAgctctgcccactttttgattggtttatttggtttattttttggtGGTTGTTGAGCtgatgtatattttggaaataagcCCTTGTCAgctgcattgtttgcaaatattttctttcagtccataggttgtatttgttttgtttatggttacctttgctgtgtaaaagcttataaattttattatatcccatttgttcatttttgcttttatttctcttgccttGGGAGATTGACTATAAGGTCTgggtttttaatgaaaaatgtattCATGTATTTCTTGagtaaataaaatgcaataatttaaaagaaagtaaaataaggaaatatcTTATTCAGAATACGATCCCTATAATATTGAAAGTATGTAGAATGCTCAGAAATTGTGAAAAAAGCTAAACACATAAAAAACTAGAACTACATATGGTTGGTCCAGTAACTTTTACCTAATCAAGTCTTTTAGTCACTGTTTACTGAGCTGATGGTCTGGAGAGAGGGAGGTGATTCAACCTTCTATCCCAGGAGGGACTGGCCCTCTGAGAGCCAGGAGAGAGACTCACCCAATCAGCAGAACAGAGGGAGGTCTCCAGGAGTGATCCTAAAGCAGTAAGGCAAGTAGGCAAGCGGCAGGTGGTGGCGGGGATGGGAAAGGGGAGAAGTGGTCCTGGCAGAGAGAGAAGCATGAGATCATCCTTTCGGCAGAGGCACCCAAAGCTTCCCCCACGTTCCTGTCCTGGAGGAAGGGGCCCAGTCCCTGGCCTCCGTGAGCCACCACCCTTGCAAGGGAGGCCCCGTGTCACTCTTCACCACTCACTGGCTGACCAGGACACTCACTCTGATCTTGGGTGATGAACGTGGTCCTCAAGGCCCCCATCGCAGGGGGGATATCCTTGGAAAGCCAGGGTCATGGAA
This genomic window contains:
- the LOC101119530 gene encoding protein lin-28 homolog A-like, with product SNQQFAGGCAKAPEETPEDAARAAEEPQLLHGAGGCKWFNVHRGFGFLSMTARAGVALDPPVDVFVHQSKLYMEGFRSLKEGEAVEFTFKKSVKGLESIRVTGPGGMFCIGSETRPKAKDMQKHRSKGDRCYNCGGLDHHAKECKWPPQPKKCRFCQSINHVLASCPLKAQQAPSPQGKPAYFPEEEEEIHSSAMLPEAQNRATVGGGYPFVIRKF